The Methanohalophilus portucalensis genome window below encodes:
- a CDS encoding MBL fold metallo-hydrolase gives MKVTLLGTGDAPGTPVIGCNCPTCQDAQKGGESNRLRCSILVETKKGTILLDTGPDLRQQLLEHNIKHVDGVIWTHGHYDHFTGFGEFHRVQRKVDVYGLAETLDYILEYLAFLKPRRNDVKINETFEIIGLKVTLFEVKHRPVSNPVGVLIEEDGKKVVFTGDCEKEIPKQSLEMIDSPDLLIADAIVPDSDVLHIKKHMDAKDALELAQKIKAKEVVFTHISHFFKPHSIAAQKFPMGYDGMQFVI, from the coding sequence GTGAAAGTGACATTACTGGGCACAGGAGATGCTCCCGGCACACCTGTCATCGGTTGTAACTGCCCCACCTGCCAGGATGCACAGAAGGGGGGGGAAAGCAACCGCCTCAGATGTTCTATCCTTGTAGAAACCAAGAAGGGTACAATTTTGCTGGACACAGGACCCGACCTGCGCCAGCAATTGCTTGAGCACAACATAAAGCATGTGGACGGAGTTATATGGACCCACGGCCATTATGATCATTTTACCGGTTTTGGTGAATTCCACAGGGTGCAAAGAAAGGTAGACGTATACGGCCTTGCTGAAACCCTTGACTACATCCTGGAATACCTTGCCTTTTTGAAACCCAGAAGAAACGACGTAAAAATCAATGAAACCTTTGAAATTATCGGCCTAAAGGTTACTCTTTTTGAAGTCAAGCACCGGCCGGTGAGCAATCCGGTAGGCGTACTCATAGAAGAAGATGGTAAAAAAGTGGTGTTCACAGGAGATTGTGAGAAGGAAATCCCAAAACAGAGTCTTGAAATGATTGATAGTCCTGACCTTTTAATTGCCGATGCGATTGTACCGGATTCAGATGTGTTGCATATCAAAAAACATATGGATGCAAAGGATGCACTGGAACTTGCCCAAAAAATAAAGGCAAAAGAAGTCGTTTTTACCCATATAAGCCACTTTTTCAAACCCCATTCCATCGCAGCACAGAAATTCCCAATGGGATATGATGGAATGCAATTTGTGATATGA